Proteins from a single region of Desulfolutivibrio sulfoxidireducens:
- a CDS encoding Na(+)/H(+) antiporter subunit D, producing the protein MTDVSFIHPSLAFVALALILPWLKAENHAAWRWLLLLPPVVAIASVVSLTFGPAGTRVIEPVRYLGLNLQFGRIDALSLIFAHVFAVQSLIGMLYALHLPERRQHIAASLYIAGAFGCVFAGDYLTLFIFWELMSVASTCLVWFNNNARSTAAGFRYFLFHVLGGLLLLGGLLLRHQATGNFDFIPVAPDAARFYDWMILAGFAVNAAVVPLHAWLPDAYPEATVTGAVFMSAFTTKTAVYVLARAYAGFEILAVMGVVMCLWGVFYATIENNARRILSYHIVSQVGYMVAGIGIGTSMTIDGACAHAYAHILYKGLLFMGAGCLLYSAGTAKLSELGGLASRLPLVMIGYMVGAVSISGMPLFNGFISKTMTITGAAEAHRTWLALGMEVAAVGTFLSVGIKLPYFAFWSRPKNDMPLKPIPWNMYLGMGIASFLCLFIGLFPQTLYSLLPFPTDYVPYTPWHVLQASLLLGFTGLGFYFMRNVLHPKPGRNLDFDALYRIVAMGFYRLVSVPVAFLDSLWNDAYEKIGLRGLWESAKATIVFDTRGIDGVLDGSARGVRGFGGVTGKLQTGRLQDYLTGVAALGLAIFALVWALW; encoded by the coding sequence ATGACTGATGTCAGCTTCATTCATCCAAGTCTGGCCTTTGTCGCCCTGGCTCTGATCCTGCCGTGGCTCAAGGCCGAGAATCACGCGGCCTGGCGCTGGCTCCTGCTTCTGCCCCCGGTAGTGGCCATCGCCTCGGTGGTGTCGTTGACCTTCGGTCCCGCGGGAACCAGGGTGATCGAACCGGTGCGCTACCTGGGCTTAAACCTCCAGTTCGGCCGCATCGACGCCCTGTCCCTGATTTTCGCCCACGTCTTCGCCGTCCAGTCCCTGATCGGCATGCTCTACGCCCTGCACCTGCCGGAGCGCCGCCAGCACATCGCGGCCTCGCTGTACATCGCCGGGGCCTTCGGGTGTGTGTTCGCCGGGGACTACCTGACGCTTTTCATCTTCTGGGAACTTATGAGCGTGGCCTCCACCTGCCTGGTGTGGTTCAACAACAACGCCCGGTCCACGGCGGCCGGCTTCCGCTACTTCCTGTTCCACGTCCTGGGCGGACTCCTGCTCCTGGGCGGCCTGCTTCTGCGCCACCAGGCCACGGGCAACTTCGACTTCATCCCCGTGGCCCCGGACGCCGCGCGGTTCTACGACTGGATGATCCTGGCCGGGTTCGCGGTCAACGCCGCGGTGGTGCCCCTGCACGCCTGGCTGCCCGACGCCTACCCCGAGGCCACGGTCACCGGCGCGGTGTTCATGAGCGCGTTCACCACCAAGACGGCGGTTTATGTCCTGGCCCGGGCCTACGCCGGGTTCGAGATCCTGGCGGTCATGGGCGTGGTCATGTGCCTGTGGGGCGTCTTCTACGCGACCATCGAGAACAACGCCCGGCGCATCCTCTCCTACCACATCGTCTCCCAGGTGGGGTACATGGTGGCCGGCATCGGCATCGGGACCTCCATGACCATCGACGGGGCCTGCGCCCACGCCTACGCCCACATCCTGTATAAGGGCCTTCTGTTCATGGGCGCGGGCTGCCTGCTCTACTCGGCGGGCACGGCCAAGCTCTCGGAACTGGGAGGACTGGCCTCGCGCCTGCCCCTGGTGATGATCGGCTACATGGTCGGCGCGGTGAGCATCTCGGGCATGCCCCTTTTCAACGGCTTCATCTCCAAGACCATGACCATCACCGGCGCGGCCGAGGCCCATCGCACCTGGCTGGCCCTGGGCATGGAGGTGGCCGCCGTGGGCACGTTCCTTTCCGTGGGCATCAAGCTCCCCTACTTCGCCTTCTGGTCCAGGCCCAAAAACGACATGCCGCTTAAGCCCATCCCCTGGAACATGTATCTGGGCATGGGCATCGCCTCCTTCCTGTGCCTGTTCATCGGTCTTTTCCCGCAGACCCTGTATTCGCTTCTGCCCTTCCCGACCGATTACGTCCCCTACACCCCCTGGCACGTGCTGCAGGCCTCGCTTCTGCTCGGCTTCACCGGCCTTGGGTTCTACTTCATGCGCAACGTCCTGCATCCCAAGCCCGGGCGCAACCTGGACTTCGACGCCCTGTACCGGATCGTGGCCATGGGTTTCTACCGGCTGGTGAGCGTGCCCGTGGCCTTTTTGGACAGCCTGTGGAACGACGCCTACGAGAAGATCGGGCTGCGGGGACTTTGGGAATCGGCCAAGGCGACCATTGTTTTCGACAC